A window of Bacteroidota bacterium genomic DNA:
GTGATCCACCTGATCGACGAGACGCCGTTCGACTTCCGGCGCGTGGTCAAGCGCGGGGCCGACATCGCGTTCTCGCTCGCGGTGCTCACGCTCCTCGCGCCGGTCTTCCTCGTGATCGCCGCCGCCGTCAAGCTGTCGTCGCCGGGGCCGGTGTTCTACCGGCAGGAGCGGATGGGCCTCAACGGACGCTGCTTCGAGATGCTGAAGTTCCGCTCGATGCCCGTCAACGCGGAGGCCGCGAGCGGCGCGGTGTGGGCGAAGTCCGGCGAGAGCCGGGCGACGCCGGTCGGCGCGTTCCTCCGCCGGACGAGCCTGGACGAGCTGCCGCAGTTCCTCAACGTGCTCCTCGGCCACATGTCGGTCGTCGGGCCGCGCCCGGAGCGGCCGGTCTTCATCGACGAGTTTAAGGACCGCGTGCCGCACTACATGCTCCGCCACAAGGTCAAGGCCGGGATTACGGGCTGGGCGCAGGTCAACGGCTGGCGCGGCGACACGTCGATCGAGAAGCGGATCGAGTGCGACCTCTACTACATCCAGCACTGGTCGCTCTGGCTCGACATCAAGATCGTCTTCCTGACGCTGTTCAAGGGCTTCGTCCACGAGAACGCGTACTGAGCCGGGCACCGGGTAGCTCCAGACACGCTGTATGACCGATTCGGCCACGCCCCCTGCGTCCGCACCCGATCCGGCCGGTCTCAACAGGGTCGGCGCGGTCGTCGTCAACTACGGAACGCCGGACCTGACGCGGGCGGCGGTGTGGTCGCTGCGGAGTCACTACCCGGCCCTCCGCATCGCGGTCGTGGAGAACGCCTCGCCGGACGACTCGGCCGAGCAGCTTCGCCGCCTCGCCGCCGAGGCTCCGCCCGTCGACCTCCTCGAACCGGGTGAGAACCTCCACCACGGCCCCGGCCTCGACGCCGGCATCCGTCACCTCGGCACGCCCTGGGCGCTCGTCTTCGACTCCGACTGCATCGCCTACCGGGGCGGCTTTCTGGAGGCCATGCTCGCGGAGGCGGAGGCGCACGACGCCTACATGGTCGGGCAGGTCCACCGCGTGAGCGAAGGCGGCTTCGACCTCGCCGAGACCTCCTCCGAGCGGGCGTACACCTACGTGCACCCGAAGTGCGCGCTCGTCCGCACCGCCCCGTACCTTACCCTCCCGCCCTTTGCGAAGCACGGCGCGCCCTGCCTCGCCAACGAGATCGCCGCCGCCGAGCGCGGTCTGGGGCTGCACCCGTTTCCGGTCAACGACTACGTCTTCCACCTCGGCGAGGGCACCGTCTCGCGCTACGGCTACGGCCTCGGCGCGCGCAGCGTCCTCGGCCGGCTCCGCCACCTTGCTGCTCGCCTTCGGGTCGGCCTCTCCCGCTGAAGACCTCACCCGGTCCGCAGTTACTCCTCATTCGTCGTTCGACACTCGTAGCTCGCCACTCGACATGATCTACCTCACGAACGTCTCGGTCGCCTTCGGCGGGCAGGTCGTGCTCGACGGGCTGACGTGGGCCGTCCGGCCGGGCGTCCGCACGGGCCTTGTCGGGCCGAACGGGGCGGGGAAGTCGACGCTCCTCCGGGCGATCGCGGGGTCGCAGCCGGTGGACGGGGGCGAGGTCTCGTTCGAGGGCGGGACGACGGTGGGCTACCTCACGCAGGACGTGCAGGAGATGCCGGGCGAGACGACCGTCCTCGACGCCGCGCTGGGCGCGTTCTCGGACGTGCTCGACGCCGAGCGGGCCGTCGAGGACCTGACGCGGGAACTGGAGGCGATGAACACCGACGGCGCAGACCACGCCTCCGACGCCTACATGAAGCGCGTCGAGCGCCTCACGCGCGCGCAGGCCGACCTCGACCGGATGGAGGGCCACCTGATCCGGCCCAAGACCGAGTCGGTCCTCTCCGGGCTGGGCTTCGAGGCCGACGACATGGAGCGCCCGCTGCGGACGTTCTCCGGCGGCTGGCGGATGCGCGTCGCGCTTGCCCGGCTCCTCCTCCAGAACCCGTCGGTCCTCCTCCTGGACGAGCCGACCAACCACCTCGACATCGAGTCCATCGACTGGCTCGAAGGCTACCTCAAGAGCTACCCCGGGGCCGTCGTCCTCGTCTCGCACGACCGCTACTTCCTCGACCGAATGGTGACGAGCATCGCCGAGCTCTACGCGGGCAAGGCGACGGAGTACGCGGGCAACTATGCTTTCTATCTAGAAGAGCGGAAGGAGCGGCGGGCGCTCCAGCAGGCGGCCTACGACAACCAGCAGCGCGAGATCGCCCAGATGGAGCGGTTCGTCGAGCGTTTTCGGGCGAAGGCCACGAAGGCTTCGCAGGCGCAGAGCCGGATCAAGATGCTGGAGAAGATGGAGCGCATCGCCCCGCCGCCGAGCGAGGAGGCCGCGATCCACTTCCGCTTCCCCGAGCCGCCGCGCTCCGGCCGGTCCGTCCTCGACGTGTCCTCGTTCTCGAAGACCTACCCCAACCCCGAGGGCGGCACGATCGAGGTCTTCGATGACGCCGGCCCGCTGCTCGTCGAGCGCGGCGACAAGATCGCCCTCATCGGGAAGAACGGCGCGGGCAAGTCGACGCTCGCCAGAATTCTCGACGGGCAGGAGCCGTTCGAGGGGACCCGCGAGGTCGGCTACCAGGTCCAGCCCGCGTTCTTCGCCCAGCACCAGGCCGACACCATCAGCCACACCCTGACGGCACTCGACGCCCTGCGGGAAGTCTCGCGCGGGCAGACCGAGACCGAGCTTCGGTCGCTCCTCGGCGCGTTCCTGTTCCAGGGCGACGACGTGTTCAAGACGGTCGGCGTGCTCTCCGGCGGCGAGCGCTCCCGCCTCGCCCTCGCCCGGACGCTCCTCTCCCCCGCCAACTTCCTCATCCTCGACGAGCCGACGAACCACCTCGACATGGCGAGCAAAGCCGTCCTCGTCGAGGCGCTCCGGCAGTACGCCGGGACATTCGTCGTCGTCAGCCACGACCGCCACTTCCTCGACCAGATCGTGACGAGTGTGTGGTGGGTCGACCACCGCGGGCTGCGGGTCTACGACGGCAGCTACTCCGACTTCGTCTGGCAGCGCGAGAAGCAGGGGCAACCGACCAGCGCTTCAGGCGATGGGCAGGCCAGCGCGCCGCCACGGCCCGCCGCCTCGAAGCCGAAGCCGTCGGGCGGCAAGAAAACGAAGGAGCAGAAGCGCCGCGAGGCCGAGGAGCGCAACCGGCTCTACCAGGCGATGCAGAACGGCAAGAAGCCGGGCACGATTGAGGACCCGAAGCTGCTCGCTCGCCTCGTCGAGAAGCTGGAGAACGAGGTCGCGGCGAAGGAGGAGGAGAAAGACGCGCTCGAAGCCAAGCTCGCCGACCCGGCGTTCTACCAGCAGGCCGAGGCCTTCCAGGAGACCATGCGCGCCTTCGGCGAGGTCGAGGCCGAGCTAAAGGACCTGATGAAGCGCTGGGAAGACGCCGCCGCCAAGCTCGAAGCCGCGAGCGCCTGACCTCAGCCACGTACTGCTTCCCAGAACGCGCGGGGGGTCAGGATGCGCAGAGCATCCACCTCGTCCTGCACGTCCAGCAAGTCCTTGTCTCCCGTGACGAGCACCTCGGCTTCCGCTGCCAGCGCCGAGGCCAGCACCCAAGCGTCGTCTATGTCCCGCACTTCGATCCCGGTCGGCTCTGTCGGCCTTGGTTCGACCGGGTACCGTCGGAGTAAGACTTCGATTTCGCCAACTCGCCTTGCGGGAAGACCGAATTTGTCAAGCAGCACGCGCCGAAGCTCGGTCAGCACGACTTCGGCCAGAACCAGATCGTGCTCGGCCATGACATGCCGGACAACATCCGCGCTCAGCCCTCGCGTGGCGAAACCGCTCACGAGCACGTTCGTGTCGAGGAAGACCCTCACGAGACATCGCGAAAGACATCCTCGTCGGTCAGGTAGCCGCGCGCCTCGGCGAACGGCATCACCTGCTCGCGCAGTCCCTCGAACGCCAGGAGCGCAAGCTGCCGCCGGAGGGCGTCGCGGACCACTTCGCTCCGGCTCCGCCCCGAACGCCGGGTGACATCGTCGAGAAGTTGTTCGAGGTCCTGGTCGAGGCGGACGGTGACGGCTGAAGTCATGGCACCACGGAGTTGTATACAGAGCTGTATGACGGTGTATTACAGATAGCACGGGCGGGCGTTCTCGTGGTTCCACTCGTCCTCCAAGCCGCGAGTATCTGAGCGCGCCTTCGGAACGCGGCCCCGCGCTGCTCGTTGCTCTGAGACACGCTCCCCCAAACCGATGGCCGACTCGATGAAAGGGCTCGGCGGGCGCAACCTGCCCCCCTACTGGGACCGCTTCGACCGACTCCAGCGCACGGCGGGCCAGCTCCTCGGCGCGCGCGCTGCCCCTCGGGGCGTCTTCCGGTTCGCCACCCACGCCGAGGCTGACGCATGGAACCAGACCCACCGGCGTCCTCCACCCCCTGCTCCCCCTTCTGTCATGACCCGTCGCATCGAACCCGGCCCCGGCCAAGAGTCCGTCTGGGACTACCCCCGTCCGCCCGCGCTCGAACCGGTCGCCGAGCGCGTCCGCGTCGAATTCGGCGGCGAGACGATTGCCGACACCACGCGCGCGCTCCGCATCCTGGAGACGAGCCACCCGCCGACGCTCTACCTCCCGCCGGACGACATCCGCCTAGAGTTCCTCACCCGGACGGCCCGCACGAGCGGCTGCGAGTTCAAAGGCCGCGCAGTTTATTTCGATGTCGAGGTGAACGGGCAGCGCGCGGCTGCCGCCGCTTGGAGCTACCCCGAGCCCGCCCCGCGCTACGCCGACCTCAAGGACCACCTCGCGTTCTATCCGAGCCGGATGGACGCCTGCTGGATTGGCGACGAGCGCGTGCAGGCGCAGGAGGGCGACTTCTACGGCGGATGGATCACCTCGAAGGTCGTCGGCCCGTTCAAGGGCGCGCCGGGGACATGGGGCTGGTGAGGCATACAGCCAACGAAAGACGAGGGCGGTTCATAAACGATGCGGCGCCCTTGTCTCAAGGCCGTATGAACAGAAGGCCACTTGCTCCGTTGAGAAGCTCTCTCTATGTCATCTCGACCGAGCGCAGCGAGTGGAGAGATCTCTGATGAGGCCACAGTTGGACCCACTAGAGATCCCTCGACTTCGCTCGGGATGACCCCTTCTTACAGCTTCTCAACAGAGCAAAGGCCACTCAGCCGCGCGAGCTCACGGGGTTCGGGCAAGCAACGTAGGTGCCGACGCTACAGAGAACCCACCACTCTCACGCCTCACGTCGGCCTGTAGTGGTGGGTTCTACCGCACGGAAGGAAATGGCAAGAGTGTGGTTGAGCAAATCCCCGCTGCCATCCAACTGGAGCAGCACCCGCTCGATCACCTCCTCGCTAAGCTTCGACACCACGATCATGTGCCGGACGCCGAGGTGGAGCCTCACCTCCGTTCCCTCGACCAAGTCGCCGACGAGCGCCAGCCGGCCGGGATCGAAGAAGAAGCACCACCGCTCGCTTCCGTCGTCCATCGTGACGAGGACCTCGACCGCGCCCGTGCTCAGTTGGTCCAGTGGTTCTTCGATCCGAAACGATTGCAGGGATGGCAAAGCGCAGTGCGGTAGAGCCCATGATTATCGGCACGAATGGGAAGTTATCAGGCCCCGAGGCGCGATAACGCGACGCGCGCTGCTCAGACGGTGCTGCGGCTGCCGTACCAGACGATGGCGAGGAGTAGGACGATGGGCACGATGATGCTGGCCACCGGCATCCATTCGAGGCCTATGCCGACCGGCACGTCGGTGGCTTGGGCGAGGACGAAGGGCATGAGATCGGAGAGAAAGGTTGGGCAGGAAGATACGCGGCGCTACCTCGCAGGCTCCATACATGCGGCCACCACCTCGCGCAGGGCGTCGCGCCAGGACGGTGGGGCAATACCCCAGACGTCGGTCAGGCACGACGTGTCGAGCCGGGCGTCGGCCGGGCGACGGGCTGGGGTCGGGTAGGCGCTCGTCGGGATCGGCTCGGCGCGCTCGGCGCGGACCGAGCCGTGCCGCCGGGCTTCTTCGACGACCGCTTCGGCGAGGCCGTGCCAGGTCGTCGCAGGCATCCCGGCGAAGTGAAACGTTCCGTGCGGTGCATCCGGGTCGGTGGCGAGACGCTCGGCGATCTGCAACGCAGCGCGGGCGAGGTCGGCGGCGGCGGTCGGGGTGCCGTGCTGGTCGGCGACGATGCGCAGGGCATCGCGCTCGCGGCTGAGGCGAAGCACCGTTTTGACGAAGTTGTGCCCGTGCGCGCTGAAGACCCAGCTCGTGCGGAGGACGACGTGCCGGTCGAGGCGGGCGCGGACGGCCTCCTCGCCGGCCCACTTGCTCTGTCCGTAAATCCCGAGCGGGTTCGCCTTGTCGTCCTCCGTGTAGGGCGCGCCTTTCGTCCCGTCGAAGACGTAGTCCGTCGAGACGTGGAGGAGCGGGATGCCCGCCTCGGCGCAGGCGTCGGCCAGGTACGCCGGGCCGTCGCGGTTGACAGCGAAGGCGGCCTCCGGCTCCGACTCGGCGCGGTCCACCGCCGTGTAGGCCGCCGCGTTGAGGACGACTGTCGGCGCATGCATCTCCATCGCCTGGCGCACCGCCTCGCGGTCGGTGATGTCCAACCTGGCGCGCGTCAGCCCGATGACCCGGTCCCCGCCGGCCCGCACCAGCTCGCGCCCGAGTTGACCACCTGCTCCGGTAACGAGAACGGTCACGGCGCGCCCGTCAGCACACCCTCGACGTGGGGCAGGTCTTCCGGCTCTAGCTCGGCGAGCGTCGGATGCTGCCGGTCCCGGTCCGAGAGGATCGGCTCGGCGATGGGCCAGTCGATGCCGAAGGCGGGGTCGTCCCAGCGGAGGCCGCCCTCGTCGTCGGGGCGGTAGAGGTCGGTGCACTTGTAGAACACATCGGCCTGGTCGGAGAGGGCGCAGAAGCCGTGCGCGAAGCCGGGCGGGACCCAGAGCTGCCGCCCGTTCGCCTCGGATAGTTCAACGGCGACGTGCTGCCCAAACGTCGGCCCCGGCCGCAGGTCGACGGCCACGTCGAAGATGGTGCCGCGCACGACCCAGAGCAGCTTGCCCTGCGGATACCGCTTCTGGAAGTGCAGTCCGCGCAGCACGCCTCGCTTCGAGCGCGAGAGGTTGTCCTGCACGAAGTCCGCGTCGAGGCCGTGCGCCCGGTACCGGTCGGCGTGGTAGCACTCGCGGAAGGCCCCGCGCGCATCCTCGAACACGCGCGGCTCGAAGAGGAGCAGGCCGGGGAGGTGTGTTTCAGTCGTGGTCATTCGTCTCGGAGACGACGGACAGTGGAACAGTCGTCAGCGCAGCGGCCGGGGATAGCTACGAGCGTCGAGCAGCGAACGGCGAACGGGACGTTCACTCGTCGTTCGTAGCTCGTCACTCGGCGTTTACAACAGCCCTAGAAGGTACTCCCCGTACGCGCTCTTGGCGAGGGGCTCGGCGAGCGCTTCGAGCCGGGCGGCGTCGATGTAGCCCATCCGGTAGGCCACCTCCTCGGGGCAGGCGATCTTCAGCCCCTGCCGGCTCTCGACGACCTCGATGAAGTGGGCCGCTTCGAGCAGCGCCGCGTGCGTCCCCGTGTCGAGCCACGCCGTCCCCCGTCCCAGCGTTTCTACGCGGAGATCGCCGCGCTCCAGGTAGGCCCGGTTGACATCGGTGATCTCCAACTCGCCCCGATCCGAAGGCGCGAGGGTGCGGGCGATGTCCACGACGGCGTTGTCGTAGAAATACAGCCCCGTCACTGCGTAGTTGGAGGTCGGGCGCGCCGGCTTCTCGGTAATGTCGATGGCCCGGCCGGTGTCGTCGAACGTGACGACGCCGTAGCGCTCAGGATCGCGGACGCGGTAGCCGAAGACGGTTGCGCCCTCGGCCTGCTGCGCGGCGCGCTGGAGCCGCCCCGAGAGACCCTGCCCGTAGAAAATGTTGTCGCCGAGCACGAGCGCCACCCCGTCGCCGCCGATGAAGTCCTCGCCGAGCAGAAACGCCTCGGCGATGCCTTTCGGCGCGGGCTGCTCAGCATAGGAAAAGACCATACCCCAGGACGCACCGTCGCCGAGGAGCCGCTCGAACAGCGGGAGGTCGCGGGGCGTCGAGACGACGAGGACCTCGCGGATGCCCGCCAGCATCAGGGTCGAGAGCGGGTAGTAGACCAGGGGCTTGTCGTAGACCGGCATGAGCTGCTTGCTCACGGCGAGCGTCAGCGGGTAGAGCCGGGTGCCGGCCCCGCCGGCGAGGATGATGCCTTTCATGAGAGCGGACGTGGGGAGGAGCAAAAGCGAGGAAGATAGCGTGGCGGCACCCCACGCCTCCGCGGCGAATCCTGATCCTCTTCCGCTCTTCTCACCCTCCGCTCTTCCGCTCTGTCAGGCCGTGGCCTGCTCGGCGACCGCCTCGCGGAAGTAGTCGAGCGTGCGGCGCAGCCCGTCGGCACGGTCCACCTGGGGCGACCAGCCGAGGACCTCGCGGGCCTTCGTGATGTCGGGCTGCCGGACCTGGGGGTCGTCGGCCGGGAGCGGCTGGTAGGTGATCGCCGAGTCCGAGCCGGTGAGCGCCACGACTTCTTCGGCGAACGCCTTGATCGACAACTCGTCCGGGTTGCCGATGTTGACCGGCTCCGCCTCGTCGGACATCAGGAGCCGGTGGATGCCCTCGACCAGGTCGTCCACGAACTGGAAGGACCGCGTCTGGCTGCCGTCGCCGAAGACGGTGATCGGCTCGCCGCGCAGGGCCTGGCCCATGAAGGCCGGCAAGGCCCGCCCGTCGTCGAGGCGCATCCTCGGGCCGTAGGTGTTGAAGATGCGGACGATCCGCGTCTCGACCCCGTGGACCCGGTGGTAGGCCATCGTCATGGCCTCAGCGAAGCGCTTGGCCTCGTCGTAGACCCCGCGGAAGCCGACCGGGTTGACGTTGCCCCAGTAGGTCTCCTGCTGCGGGTGCACCTCGGGGTCGCCGTAGACTTCGCTCGTGGACGCGAGCAGGAAACGCGCCGCCTTCGCCTTGGCGAGGCCGAGCAGGTTGTGGGTCCCGAGCGCGCCGACCTTCAGCGTCTGGATCGGCAGCTTGAGGTAGTCGATTGGCGAGGCCGGGCTGGCGAAGTGGAGGATGTAGTCCAGGTCGCCCGCGACGTAGACGTAGGTCGACACGTCGTGGCGCACGATCTCGAACCGCTCGTGCCCGACGAGGTGGGCGACGTTGTCGGGGTTGCCCGTGATGAAGTTGTCCATGCAGACGACCTCGTGGCCCTCGGCGATGAAGCGGTCGCAGAGGTGGGACCCGAGGAAGCCGGCACCGCCGGTGATGAGCGTACGGGGCATGGGGTCAGATTACAGAGGACAGAAGACGGAGGACAGCGAACAGAAACCTGTCTTCTGTCCTCCGTCCTTTGTCTTCCGGATCAGGCTTGGCCGTTCTGCGCGACCGCGTCGCGCCTGGGGGCCACGAACGGGCGGCCGACGGAGTGGTACTCGAAGCCGGCCTCGGCCATGCGGTCGGTGTCGTAGAGGTTGCGCCCGTCGAAGATCAGCGGCTCGGCGAGCAGGCGCTGCATCCGCTCGAAGTCCGGGCGGCGGAACTCGGGCCACTCGGTGCAGATCAGGAGCGCGTCGGCGCGGACGAGGGCGCTGTACGAGTCGGCGGCGTAGGAGACCGAGCCGCTGCCCAGGTCGCCTTCGCCGAGCACGTCGCGCGTCGTCTCGATGGCCTCGGGGTCGAAGGCGACGACCTCGGCCCCGCGCTCGGTGAGGGCGCGGATGATGACGTGGGCCGGGGCCTCGCGCACGTCGTCGGTGTTGGGCTTGAAGGCCAGGCCCCAGACGGCGAAGCGCTTGCCCGAGACGTCGCCGCCGAAGTGCTCGACCACGCGCTCGGCCATCAGGCCGCGCTGCCGGTCGTTGACGCGGAGGACGGACTCGAGGATTTCGAACGAGTAGTCGTTCTCGTTCGAGGTCCGGGCGAGGGCCTGCACGTCCTTGGGGAAGCAGCTTCCACCGAAGCCGATCCCGGCGTAGAGGAACTTCGGCCCGATGCGGCTGTCGGTCCCGATGCCGTGGCGCACCTTGTCCACGTCCGCGCCGACGCGCTCGCAGACGTTCGCGATCTCGTTCATGAACGTGATCTTGGTCGCCAGGAGCGAGTTGGCGGCGTACTTCGTCATCTCGGCACTTTTCTCGTCCATCACAATGATGGGGTTGCCGGAGCGGACGAACGGCTCGTAGAGCTGCGTCATCAGTTCGGCGGCCTGCTCGCTGTCGGTGCCGATCACGACGCGCTCGGGCTTCATGAAGTCCTCGACGGCGACGCCCTCGCGCAAAAACTCGGGGTTCGAGACGACGTTGAAGTCCGTGCCCGCCGTCAGGCCGCGCTGCTCCATGATCTCGGTCACCTTGTCGGCGGTCCCGACGGGCACCGTGCTCTTGTCGACGATCACGCGGTAGCCCCAGTCGTTAGCCTTGAGGAGGTCGGCGATGTCGCCGGCAACGCCGAGGACGTAGGAAAGGTCGGCCGAGCCGTCCTCGCCGGGCGGCGTCGGGAGCGCGAGGAAGAGGATGGTTGCGGCCTCGACGGCGTCGGCGAGGTTCGTGGTGAAGGTCAGGCGCTCCTCGCGGAGGTTGCGTTCGAGGAAGCGCTCGATGCCGGGCTCGAAGAGGGTCAGCTCACCTCGGCTCAGCTTCTCGAC
This region includes:
- the rfbD gene encoding dTDP-4-dehydrorhamnose reductase, coding for MTVLVTGAGGQLGRELVRAGGDRVIGLTRARLDITDREAVRQAMEMHAPTVVLNAAAYTAVDRAESEPEAAFAVNRDGPAYLADACAEAGIPLLHVSTDYVFDGTKGAPYTEDDKANPLGIYGQSKWAGEEAVRARLDRHVVLRTSWVFSAHGHNFVKTVLRLSRERDALRIVADQHGTPTAAADLARAALQIAERLATDPDAPHGTFHFAGMPATTWHGLAEAVVEEARRHGSVRAERAEPIPTSAYPTPARRPADARLDTSCLTDVWGIAPPSWRDALREVVAACMEPAR
- the rfbC gene encoding dTDP-4-dehydrorhamnose 3,5-epimerase — protein: MTTTETHLPGLLLFEPRVFEDARGAFRECYHADRYRAHGLDADFVQDNLSRSKRGVLRGLHFQKRYPQGKLLWVVRGTIFDVAVDLRPGPTFGQHVAVELSEANGRQLWVPPGFAHGFCALSDQADVFYKCTDLYRPDDEGGLRWDDPAFGIDWPIAEPILSDRDRQHPTLAELEPEDLPHVEGVLTGAP
- the rfbA gene encoding glucose-1-phosphate thymidylyltransferase RfbA: MKGIILAGGAGTRLYPLTLAVSKQLMPVYDKPLVYYPLSTLMLAGIREVLVVSTPRDLPLFERLLGDGASWGMVFSYAEQPAPKGIAEAFLLGEDFIGGDGVALVLGDNIFYGQGLSGRLQRAAQQAEGATVFGYRVRDPERYGVVTFDDTGRAIDITEKPARPTSNYAVTGLYFYDNAVVDIARTLAPSDRGELEITDVNRAYLERGDLRVETLGRGTAWLDTGTHAALLEAAHFIEVVESRQGLKIACPEEVAYRMGYIDAARLEALAEPLAKSAYGEYLLGLL
- a CDS encoding ABC-F family ATP-binding cassette domain-containing protein, yielding MIYLTNVSVAFGGQVVLDGLTWAVRPGVRTGLVGPNGAGKSTLLRAIAGSQPVDGGEVSFEGGTTVGYLTQDVQEMPGETTVLDAALGAFSDVLDAERAVEDLTRELEAMNTDGADHASDAYMKRVERLTRAQADLDRMEGHLIRPKTESVLSGLGFEADDMERPLRTFSGGWRMRVALARLLLQNPSVLLLDEPTNHLDIESIDWLEGYLKSYPGAVVLVSHDRYFLDRMVTSIAELYAGKATEYAGNYAFYLEERKERRALQQAAYDNQQREIAQMERFVERFRAKATKASQAQSRIKMLEKMERIAPPPSEEAAIHFRFPEPPRSGRSVLDVSSFSKTYPNPEGGTIEVFDDAGPLLVERGDKIALIGKNGAGKSTLARILDGQEPFEGTREVGYQVQPAFFAQHQADTISHTLTALDALREVSRGQTETELRSLLGAFLFQGDDVFKTVGVLSGGERSRLALARTLLSPANFLILDEPTNHLDMASKAVLVEALRQYAGTFVVVSHDRHFLDQIVTSVWWVDHRGLRVYDGSYSDFVWQREKQGQPTSASGDGQASAPPRPAASKPKPSGGKKTKEQKRREAEERNRLYQAMQNGKKPGTIEDPKLLARLVEKLENEVAAKEEEKDALEAKLADPAFYQQAEAFQETMRAFGEVEAELKDLMKRWEDAAAKLEAASA
- a CDS encoding ribbon-helix-helix domain-containing protein, whose translation is MTSAVTVRLDQDLEQLLDDVTRRSGRSRSEVVRDALRRQLALLAFEGLREQVMPFAEARGYLTDEDVFRDVS
- a CDS encoding putative toxin-antitoxin system toxin component, PIN family, which encodes MRVFLDTNVLVSGFATRGLSADVVRHVMAEHDLVLAEVVLTELRRVLLDKFGLPARRVGEIEVLLRRYPVEPRPTEPTGIEVRDIDDAWVLASALAAEAEVLVTGDKDLLDVQDEVDALRILTPRAFWEAVRG
- a CDS encoding UDP-glucose/GDP-mannose dehydrogenase family protein, with the translated sequence MKIGVIGTGYVGLVSGACFAEMGNDVICVDIDERKVEKLSRGELTLFEPGIERFLERNLREERLTFTTNLADAVEAATILFLALPTPPGEDGSADLSYVLGVAGDIADLLKANDWGYRVIVDKSTVPVGTADKVTEIMEQRGLTAGTDFNVVSNPEFLREGVAVEDFMKPERVVIGTDSEQAAELMTQLYEPFVRSGNPIIVMDEKSAEMTKYAANSLLATKITFMNEIANVCERVGADVDKVRHGIGTDSRIGPKFLYAGIGFGGSCFPKDVQALARTSNENDYSFEILESVLRVNDRQRGLMAERVVEHFGGDVSGKRFAVWGLAFKPNTDDVREAPAHVIIRALTERGAEVVAFDPEAIETTRDVLGEGDLGSGSVSYAADSYSALVRADALLICTEWPEFRRPDFERMQRLLAEPLIFDGRNLYDTDRMAEAGFEYHSVGRPFVAPRRDAVAQNGQA
- a CDS encoding DUF427 domain-containing protein, with translation MADSMKGLGGRNLPPYWDRFDRLQRTAGQLLGARAAPRGVFRFATHAEADAWNQTHRRPPPPAPPSVMTRRIEPGPGQESVWDYPRPPALEPVAERVRVEFGGETIADTTRALRILETSHPPTLYLPPDDIRLEFLTRTARTSGCEFKGRAVYFDVEVNGQRAAAAAWSYPEPAPRYADLKDHLAFYPSRMDACWIGDERVQAQEGDFYGGWITSKVVGPFKGAPGTWGW
- a CDS encoding glycosyltransferase, whose translation is MTDSATPPASAPDPAGLNRVGAVVVNYGTPDLTRAAVWSLRSHYPALRIAVVENASPDDSAEQLRRLAAEAPPVDLLEPGENLHHGPGLDAGIRHLGTPWALVFDSDCIAYRGGFLEAMLAEAEAHDAYMVGQVHRVSEGGFDLAETSSERAYTYVHPKCALVRTAPYLTLPPFAKHGAPCLANEIAAAERGLGLHPFPVNDYVFHLGEGTVSRYGYGLGARSVLGRLRHLAARLRVGLSR
- a CDS encoding UDP-glucuronic acid decarboxylase family protein, yielding MPRTLITGGAGFLGSHLCDRFIAEGHEVVCMDNFITGNPDNVAHLVGHERFEIVRHDVSTYVYVAGDLDYILHFASPASPIDYLKLPIQTLKVGALGTHNLLGLAKAKAARFLLASTSEVYGDPEVHPQQETYWGNVNPVGFRGVYDEAKRFAEAMTMAYHRVHGVETRIVRIFNTYGPRMRLDDGRALPAFMGQALRGEPITVFGDGSQTRSFQFVDDLVEGIHRLLMSDEAEPVNIGNPDELSIKAFAEEVVALTGSDSAITYQPLPADDPQVRQPDITKAREVLGWSPQVDRADGLRRTLDYFREAVAEQATA